In a genomic window of Muntiacus reevesi chromosome 1, mMunRee1.1, whole genome shotgun sequence:
- the HYI gene encoding putative hydroxypyruvate isomerase, whose protein sequence is MAPLRFSANLSWLFPELSGFPARLRAAGSSGFEAAEIGWPYAEPPEALARAAREAGLRVVLINTPPGDREKGENGLGAVPGRQAAFREGLEQAVLYAKALDCSRIHLMAGRVPKGADRAAVRGEMETVFLENLRHAAEVLAQENLVGLLEPINTRITDPRYFLDTPQQAAAILQKVGRPNLQLQMDLFHWQIMDGNLTGNVREFLPIVGHVQVAQVPGRGEPDSPGELNFSYLFQLLEDEGYTGFVGCEYQPRGDTVEGLSWLRSYWEMRGRPQAGQ, encoded by the exons ATGGCTCCACTCCGCTTCTCGGCCAACCTGTCGTGGTTGTTCCCGGAGCTCTCGGGCTTTCCCGCGCGGCTCCGGGCCGCGGGCAGTTCGGGCTTCGAAGCGGCAGAGATCGGCTGGCCGTATGCGGAGCCGCCGGAGGCGCTGGCGCGCGCGGCGCGGGAAGCCGGGCTACGAGTCGTGCTGATCAACACGCCCCCGG gagacagagagaaggggGAGAATGGGCTGGGGGCTGTTCCCGGGAGGCAGGCGGCCTTCCGGGAAGGGCTGGAGCAGGCGGTGCTGTACGCTAAGGCCCTGGACTGTTCCAG GATTCACCTGATGGCTGGCCGAGTGCCCAAGGGGGCTGACAGAGCCGCGGTCCGGGGTGAAATGGAGACAGTTTTCCTGGAGAACCTCAGGCATGCAGCTGAGGTTTTGGCTCAG GAGAACCTCGTGGGACTGCTGGAGCCCATAAACACCCGCATCACGGATCCCCGGTACTTCCTGGACACGCCCCAGCAGG CGGCAGCCATCCTACAGAAGGTGGGAAGACCCAACCTCCAGCTACAGATG GACTTATTCCACTGGCAGATCATGGACGGGAACCTGACGGGGAACGTGCGTGAGTTCCTGCCCATTGTTG GGCACGTGCAGGTGGCACAGGTCCCGGGTCGGGGGGAACCCGACAGCCCTGGAGAGCTCAACTTCTCGTATCTGTTCCAACTGCTGGAAGATGAAGGCTACACAGGCTTTGTGGGCTGCGAGTACCAGCCTCGAG GAGACACCGTAGAGGGCCTGAGTTGGCTGCGTTCATACTGGGAGATGAGGGGCCGCCCACAGGCTGGCCAGTGA